taagagtcacccccaagagaacctgagAATGTCTAACCAACGGAATAATGAAGTCTACAATCCtcagttacattttaaaaaccaaacgAGACTGGAATTTAGATTGAGGTATCATTGAGGTCGCTGCTGTGGGGGAAGAGATGGTTCAACAGTCAACAGAGGCAGCAACTgggaaaataaagatgtttttccCCTCAGACCTCGGCACACAGGGTCCTCGTGACACCCGTGAGAAGTACTGAGGGCTTTTGAGCATCATGATTAGTTTACCCTTCAAAAGGCAGCCTGGCAGtttcatgtcaaactctgaaataagatctacaactaattgtggtgctgtgctttgaactttatagtttttttgtttatgttgtttttcacaaaaaaaagaaggaaaaaagttaattaaaaaaatatttaagcctgaCCCTGATTACTGGAAATCTCCTCCTTTAGCACATGATTATAACCCAGACGGAAGGAACTCACGGTCCCCCATATGGGAAAAGACAGAAGGCCCAAGAGTCAGGGTGCCATGCACTTACCATCGCCTTTGCAGTCATTCGTCTCTTCTGatcaagaagaaagaggaggacgaggaggagaaagggaaggaacagggaagaagaggaggaagaaagagaaaaagggagagagagaggagggggagggggaggaaaaggggggagagaaaagaaaataaatagtaagCAAATTTTGAAATGGACGGAGACCAGTTTTAAACAATGCTTTTGGGTGCCTCAGATGAGGACGGAAGGGATGCAGCGGGATGCCTCTGTCCCTTGATCCCAGGCAttctcctgcctcagggcctttacaCGCACTGTTCCTTTTGACTGGAATATCTTCCCCCAGATATCCTCATGCTTTGCTCCCTCGCCTCCTTGAAGTCATCACTCAAGTGCACCGTTTAGAGAATTACCTGCCTCTTCCACACTGCATTTGCCGATCCCCTCTCTATTACCGTCCCACTGCCCACTAGCATCCCGCAGATTTTTAATCTACCacttgttttcacttttctttctattcgcaaagaatgtatgtaagctctatttggaaataaatttttgtCGGTTTCATTACTTATCATATCTTTAACACCGAGCACAGGGCTAGGCACAGGATAAGCGCTCACTGATATTTGCTGGGCAAATAAGTAAATTTCAACCACTGATGATgatgaagacagagagagaaaagcctgATGATATCCAAAGGccctaacattttttaaaaaactgttatgTCTGTAATTTTGTGCATGAGAGGAACAATGAACAATGGAGCCAAACAGCACAGTCATCAGACTTACCATTTAACACTTGAAGACTCAGCAAACCTAAGgaagacaaaatacaaatttcaaaagGCAGCATGATAAATGCCCCCAGATTATCAGGTTCAACAATTTCAGCCTGTGTCCCCATTCCTCTGGGAAATCCTTCTAGGTTCCTAGCCACTTTTTCTATCTCCCCACTTCTTTGCTCCTTCCCTTGGGACCTCAGTTCATGTGTCCTGGCACAttatagatattaaaaatattcttgcttcagaggacttcttttgttgctcagatgtggcctcgctctctctaaacccaactctgcaagtgaaatcattgccctcccccaaaTGTGGGccctgacatccaggggtgaacgtctcccaggtgacatgggagatgactcccagggatgaatctggccctggtgcCATAggagcaacaattccatcctgaccaaaggggagaCAGAAgtacaacaaataaggtattagtggcagaaagagtcgagaggctactctggaggttgctcttatgcaagcttcaggtagaccttgttacctatcataacctgttaaaccccaaacaggatctttccagccaatcttaaagaacacctagagaaaTATacaagatttcacaagggttccatgcactaaagtaactttccagaaacctacaacctccagatgggttcctggataagtccagataagtcctgaaacctagagggcccagcctctccagaacatcaggtagttcaaTCCCCtacccatatcagtgacagacccttccaacatgaaaaatttagaatggccatagcccaaatacccctaaagagagggatggaaaggcaAAAGGTGATGATGGATTTATTCAGTGAagatggaatttaacaaatgaatatgaatgccgagtcactaaattgatatctcttttagtctgtagtatcttagagcaactagaagtaaaaatgtaaaattgtggaattgtaacccatgtcaaattctgaaatatgctctacactaattgtggtgctgtgctttgaactttacagcttttttgtatatatgttatttttccacaaaaaaaggaaaaaagtttattgtaatgataaaaaacattgaagccctctaacctcctacattctggaacagccagaaggaaaaaaagattgcatggtagcccatgacaaactctggaatctgtcctataactacttgttgaagagtgctttgaaaactattgcttttttatttctttgctttgtatatatgttataccatacaataataaagtttaaaaaaaaaaaaagattctacaaaggttccatgcactagagtaactctctagaaacctacaacctccagatgggtccctggaccagagaagtcctgaaatgcagagggcccaggctctccagaacatcagatagttccatctccttaccctatattatcaacagccccttcaacatgaaaaagttagaatggccatagtccaagtactcctaaagagtgagggaaagatcaaaggtgatggtggagttatacagagaaggtcgggtttagcaaatgaatatgaatgctgcatcattaaattgatatctcttttagtctccggtatcttagagcagttagaagtaaaaacctaaaatgatggaattgtaacccacaccaaattctgaaatctgttctacaactaatagctgtgctgtgctttgaaattcattgcttttttctgcatgttattttttcacaaagagagagagagagagagagagagagagagagagagagagagagagagagaagcaagcaTATAATAGAGAAGATGGGGTTCTTGCCAAACGAGTTTGGCAGGAAGGCCCTGGCACGCTGGGCAGGCCATTCACCGAGGATCTCTGGTGCCGCCATCCAGAGGGAGCGTTGCGAGTGTGGCGGGAGGTGAGCCGAGGCCGCGGTCGCAGACCCGTGGGCAGCGTGGAGTCCGTGGGTCCCGTGAGACCAGACCATACATAGGGAAAAAAACGGGAGATCAGAAGACGAGGAGAAGAGGGCAAATGGCAGCCAGAGCCCGGTTGTCTGGGGGGCAGTTAGGGCCTCGGCCGTGGGTAGGGTGGGCCCACGGAGGGCCGTGCAGTGTGGGACACGAGGGAATCGGTGGCCTGCGTGGTTTGGGCTGGTGGGAGAGCTCACGAATTTAGTGTCCCTACCTGGGAGGCGATTTACATATTCTCTGTCACTGCCCACAAATTGCAGCCCACGCCTCATGGTGGCTTCTCTGTACTTTTTTGTCTTACACAGCATTGTTGAGATATAATTCTCATGCCCTGCAGTTCACCCCCTTAAATTGTACAATTCAACGGTGTTTAGTAATTTTCACGGAGTTGTACAACCATCGCgccacttttagaacattttcatcaccccaaaaggaaatccGGTGCCCATTagtccctcccaccccccacccagcccaCCTCCAGTCCCAGGCACAGGCAACCAGCACTCAGCTTCCTGTCTCGTCGATTCGTTTAGTTCATGGAAATGGAACCATACGCAATGTGGTCTTTtgttgtctggcttatttcacttagcacaatgttttcagGGACCACCTGCCTCGTGGCATGGATCGGCACGCCACTCCTTTGTGGGGCAGAATCATATTTAACTGCGTGGCTATACCACGCTTTCTTGATGGACCCTGCGCTGTCTCCCACCACCTGCAATGAGCTCAGCCACACCCATGCGTTTACAGCACAAAGGCAGCTCTGCGTAGATGGAGCTGCAAACCTATATTCCTGTCCCTTTCCAGCGTTTGCCAACCCTCGCTTCATATCATCAAATCCTCACACAAAAGGGTCTTAATGTCCATTTATCACATGTGAAAACAGGGTCCAAGGGAGATGGCGTATGAATCTAAGTCCAAACCAACAGCTGGCAGGAGGAGGGTTACACCCAGGCCTGTGTGACCTAAAACTCTCTCCACGGGACCACAACCCCCCGGTTCACGTGAGGGTCGCGTCTGAAACCACTGGAGCAGCACGAGAGCACCCAGCGCGTGGGAGGGTCTACACCACAGGAGCACCCAGCGCACGGGAGGGTCTACACCACAGGAGCACCCAGCGCACGGGAGGGTCTACACCACAGGAGCACCCAGCGCACGGGAGGGTCTACACCACAGGAGCACCCAGCGCGTGGGAGGGTCTACACCACGGAAGCACCACACCACGGAAGCACCCAGCGCACGGGAGGGTCTACACCACGGGAGCACCCAGCGCACAGGAGGGTCTACACCACAGGAGCACCCAGCGCAGGGGAGGGTCTACACCACGGGAGCACCCAGCACACAGGAGCACCCAGCGCACGGGAGGGTCTACACCACGGAAGCACCCAGCGCATGGGAGGGTCTACACCCTGGGGAGCATCCAGCACACGGGAGCATCCAGCGCACAGGAGGGTCCACACCATGGGAGCACCCAGTGCACGGGAGGATCTACACCCCGGGGAGCACCCAGTGCTCTGAGGTTCTACACCATAGGGAGCACCCAGCACATGTGAGGATCCACACCATGGGAGTACCCAGCGCACAGGAGGGTCTACACCACAGGAGCACCCAGCACATGGGAGGGTCTACACCACAGGAGCACCCAGAGCATGGGAGGGTCTACACCATGGGAGCACCCAGCGCATGGGAGCACCACAGGGAAGCACCCAGCGCACGTGACTATCTGTGAGCTGAAACCGCAGGGAGCTCCCAGCACAGGCTTGGTACTAAATGAGTATGTGGTCAAGTGCTCAGGTGCTGCGCCCTGCAGGGCTGTCTGAGGACGGTGTGGGGGTAGGAGGGAACAGGGGCCTCTCGGGGACATAGGCGCGACCAGAATAAACAGGAATGATGGCTACTTCGGCACCAGTGAGGTTTGGGGCCAGGTGAATCTTGGTGGGGGCATCCTATGCAGTGTGGGGTGTGGAGCTGCACCCCTGGCCTGTGCCCAGTAGGTACCATGAGCGCCCCCCAGCTGTGACCTCCAGCAAGGGCCCCTCACATCTCCCAATGTCCCTTGGAGAGCAGAATTGCCTTGGCTGAGAACCTTTCTAAGTCATGAGCTGGTTTAAATCTCACAGTCCTGAATCATCTTAGAGATAAGGAGATGGCGCTTTTCAGGTGCTGAGGCTCAAGGCTGCAGGACCAGCAAGCAGCACCACCGAGACTGATTCTACAAACCGCACTCTTGGTCAGTTCTGAtcccctctctctctgagcctaaTTTCATCTTAAAAACAGAACACTACTAATTCCAGTGAAGGAGGGAGGCGGGGCTGAGGCAGGGACCTCACAGTCTGGGCTGCGTCCAGCCTGATGGAGTCATGTTAAGAGCACGGGTTCTGGGGCCAGCCTGCCTGGCCGGAAGCCTTCCCTGGGCCTCACCGGCTGTGTGGCTTTGAGCAGGTCACCCACGTTCTCTGTGCCACAGGGTCTCCCTCAGTAAAACAGGGCTGACAACTTGAGGGTGATTATGAGTGAAGCATTTAGGACTGCGTCTGCATCACAACACACACTGTGGATGTGAAGGAGGAAGGCATCGTTTCTCAGGTTGGTTTTCATGCAGGAGCTCTTCTGCATGGAGTGGGGCAGAGTAAGAGGGAGCTTGGGCATGAAGCATGGACCAGAGAGAACATTAGGACTGGAATTTAGAAGGCTTTGAAGGTGGGCCACGAGTGTGTGACCTCGggcaaaagtggaaacaacccagactTCCATCAAATGCTGAATGTCCATACGGTGGAGTGTTATTCGGTCACAATAAGAAAGAGTGAAGTTCTCAACACgctacaacatgggtgagccTCAAAAAGAGCCTGCTGAGGGGTGCGAGGGAGTTCAGTGCtcgaattcttgcctgccatgcgggagacccatgcacttcccaaaacaaacaaggaaacctcataaaaacaaacaaacaaaaaattcaacacacggtgctgcaataacgggatacttacatggaacaagaatgaaatgtgaccccaccataagcataccaaaaaaaaaaaaagcctgctgagtgaaagaagccagacactaaaggacacatattgtgtgattccatttatgtgaaatgctCAAAAAAGGCAAATCGATAATGACAAAAAAGAGATTAGATTTTCCAGGACCTGGGGAGAGGGGGTAATGGGGAGACGTTGCTTAATTCATACGGGGTTTCCTTTGGGGGTGGAAGT
The genomic region above belongs to Tamandua tetradactyla isolate mTamTet1 chromosome 16, mTamTet1.pri, whole genome shotgun sequence and contains:
- the EDDM13 gene encoding epididymal protein 13 yields the protein MLCKTKKYREATMRRGLQFVGSDREYVNRLPGRDTKFVSSPTSPNHAGHRFPRVPHCTALRGPTLPTAEALTAPQTTGLWLPFALFSSSSDLPFFSLCMVWSHGTHGLHAAHGSATAASAHLPPHSQRSLWMAAPEILGLLSLQVLNEETNDCKGDVKPPSATMTTKTPVLKKTNNWSMLKCAYMIATFLFVSYNKGDWCYCHYCNPDLDTRNDPCCLF